One segment of Zonotrichia albicollis isolate bZonAlb1 chromosome 4, bZonAlb1.hap1, whole genome shotgun sequence DNA contains the following:
- the MRPL42 gene encoding large ribosomal subunit protein mL42: MAMSLRTAWPSLLRMRSAATCKQVPLQSGAVYHACHKSTYSVLPEDYNCKVELAVTSDLKTIVCYHPSLEIPYEHTKPIPRPDPVNNKEENLDQVLKSRLNEKELKNSRGPTMEELSKMFYTTKHRWYPVGQYHRRRKNPNPPKDR; the protein is encoded by the exons ATGGCAATGTCACTTAGAACTGCATGGCCCAGCCTCCTCAGGATGCGTTCAGCAGCAACCTGTAAGCAGGTCCCACTGCAGA GTGGAGCTGTGTATCATGCTTGCCATAAATCTACATACTCAGTTCTCCCTGAAGACTACAATTG caaAGTGGAACTTGCAGTGACATCCGATTTGAAGACAATTGTCTGCTACCACCCTTCGCTTGAGATCCCATACGAGCATACAAAA CCCATACCACGGCCAGATCCAGTgaataataaagaagaaaaCCTTGATCAAGTTTTAAAATCCAGATTGAATGAAAAAGAGCTAAAGAACAGTAGAGGTCCTACAATGGAAGAGCTCAGCAAAATGTTTTACACAACAAAACATCGCTGGTATCCTGTGGGACA